A window of Cryptomeria japonica chromosome 3, Sugi_1.0, whole genome shotgun sequence contains these coding sequences:
- the LOC131051134 gene encoding uncharacterized protein LOC131051134: MVKLGLWRTGHSPSLFPLVSTPLIPSGSDGRRTATWSAPVSLPKTKPVKISLVTSAFRGIPGIKLVSRGCSKCKGKAAIECPGCKGTGKNKKNGNMFERWKCYDCQGFGLVSCPSCGKGGLTPEQRGER, translated from the exons ATGGTAAAGCTGGGGTTATGGAGGACGGGTCATTCCCCATCCTTATTCCCTTTGGTTTCAACGCCTCTGATACCTTCTGGCTCAGATGGCAGGAGGACGGCCACATGGAGTGCCCCTGTGTCCCTGCCAAAAACCAAGCCTGTTAAAATATCACTTGTCACCTCAGCATTCAGAGGAATCCCAGGAATAAAACTG gtttcaAGAGGATGTAGCAAATGCAAAGGAAAGGCAGCCATTGAATGCCCAGGCTGCAAG GGTACTGGTAAAAACAAGAAGAATGGTAACATGTTCGAGAGGTGGAA GTGCTATGATTGTCAAGGTTTTGGCCTGGTGAGCTGCCCTAGCTGTGGAAAAGGAGGCCTGACCCCTGAACAAAGAGGAGAAAGATAA